One Thermicanus aegyptius DSM 12793 DNA segment encodes these proteins:
- the rpsL gene encoding 30S ribosomal protein S12: protein MPTINQLVRKGREKQAYKSKSPALLKNYDSLHREVKDLPSPQKRGVCTRVGTMTPKKPNSALRKYARVRLSNQIEVTAYIPGIGHNLQEHSVVLVRGGRVKDLPGVRYKIVRGTLDTAGVANRQQGRSKYGAKKPKAKK, encoded by the coding sequence ATGCCGACGATTAATCAATTGGTACGCAAAGGGCGGGAGAAGCAAGCATATAAATCGAAATCCCCGGCTCTCCTTAAAAATTACGACAGTCTGCATAGAGAAGTGAAGGATCTCCCTTCTCCGCAAAAACGGGGGGTCTGTACGCGCGTGGGAACGATGACCCCGAAAAAACCAAACTCTGCGCTTCGGAAATATGCCCGTGTTCGCTTGTCGAACCAAATTGAAGTAACAGCTTACATCCCTGGAATCGGGCATAACCTGCAGGAGCACAGCGTCGTCTTGGTTCGTGGCGGTCGTGTGAAGGATCTTCCTGGCGTTCGCTACAAGATTGTTCGCGGAACATTGGATACGGCGGGCGTTGCCAATCGTCAGCAAGGCCGCTCCAAGTATGGCGCTAAGAAGCCGAAAGCAAAGA
- a CDS encoding 50S ribosomal protein L7ae-like protein: MSYEKVKQAKEKIVGTKRVMKAIEKGQVLEVIIASDAESRVTSPILERCREKNLTVTTVDSMKKLGRACGIEVGAAVVALPITTARS, translated from the coding sequence ATGTCTTATGAAAAAGTGAAACAGGCGAAAGAAAAAATCGTAGGTACCAAGAGAGTAATGAAAGCCATCGAAAAAGGCCAGGTCCTTGAAGTCATCATCGCAAGCGATGCAGAAAGCAGAGTAACGTCGCCCATCCTCGAACGTTGCCGGGAGAAGAACCTGACCGTTACCACCGTCGATTCGATGAAAAAGCTCGGTAGAGCATGTGGCATAGAAGTGGGGGCTGCCGTCGTAGCGCTTCCCATCACAACGGCTAGATCGTAA